A part of Desulfomicrobium baculatum DSM 4028 genomic DNA contains:
- the dnaA gene encoding chromosomal replication initiator protein DnaA — protein MIDAWHHISLSLEKNLTPGHYQLWIKPLQGCLDNDTLVLCAPNSFVCTWVRERMLGKIKDAAAETLGFTPTIELCSAQAEAPVAAPVQPVPARKIMTRQMGLPMAHALPTQTVQNWRHQFDDFIVGPCNNLAYVASRSFCQDVQGSDQLFLCSAPGLGKTHLAQAIGSEIARQTNRQHLRVCYLSGEEFASQLVMAIKAKAVEQFKARFRSNVDLLLLEDVHFFQGKEKMQDELLNTLKSLQNQGRRVVMTSTFLPRELSDIDSNLLSRFAQGFMAVIDKPDFQTRMGIIQAKAQASQVSMPGSVAELLAGRIKTDVRQLESCLKNIILKAKLLNMDITMDLAWEILQNYNLDSASIDLDKIISFVCQAYGFGFDDLRSKSRKRDRVIARNTAFYLARKHTELSLMDIGRRFNRKHSTVIKGIASVEQEVTRKTSLGNQLARTINQLQA, from the coding sequence ATGATTGACGCATGGCATCACATTTCGCTTTCTCTTGAGAAGAACCTCACTCCGGGCCATTATCAGCTCTGGATCAAGCCCTTGCAGGGGTGTCTTGATAACGACACGCTGGTGCTTTGTGCTCCCAATTCCTTTGTGTGCACCTGGGTCCGCGAGCGCATGCTCGGCAAGATCAAGGATGCGGCCGCCGAGACCCTGGGCTTTACCCCGACCATAGAACTCTGTTCCGCCCAGGCCGAAGCGCCCGTGGCCGCGCCCGTCCAGCCCGTACCCGCCAGAAAGATCATGACCCGCCAGATGGGCCTGCCCATGGCTCACGCCCTGCCTACGCAGACCGTGCAGAATTGGCGGCATCAGTTCGATGATTTTATCGTCGGGCCTTGCAACAACCTCGCCTATGTCGCATCCCGCAGCTTTTGCCAGGACGTGCAAGGCTCGGATCAACTTTTCCTTTGCTCCGCACCGGGCCTGGGCAAGACCCATCTGGCCCAGGCCATCGGCAGCGAGATCGCCCGGCAGACCAACCGGCAGCATTTGCGGGTTTGCTATCTGAGCGGGGAGGAATTCGCCTCGCAGTTGGTCATGGCCATCAAGGCCAAGGCCGTGGAGCAGTTCAAGGCCCGCTTCAGGTCCAACGTGGATCTGCTTCTGCTCGAAGACGTGCATTTTTTTCAAGGCAAGGAAAAAATGCAGGATGAGCTTTTGAATACCTTGAAATCGTTGCAGAATCAGGGCCGGCGGGTGGTCATGACCAGTACCTTTCTGCCCCGTGAGCTGTCCGACATCGACTCCAATCTGCTGTCCCGCTTTGCGCAGGGGTTCATGGCCGTCATCGACAAGCCCGACTTCCAGACCCGCATGGGTATCATCCAGGCCAAAGCCCAGGCGTCGCAGGTCAGCATGCCGGGCAGCGTGGCCGAGCTTCTGGCCGGCAGGATCAAGACCGATGTCCGCCAGCTTGAGAGCTGCCTGAAAAACATCATCCTCAAGGCCAAGCTCCTGAACATGGATATCACCATGGATCTGGCCTGGGAAATACTGCAGAATTACAACCTCGACAGCGCCTCCATAGATCTCGACAAGATTATCAGCTTCGTCTGCCAGGCCTACGGGTTCGGCTTTGACGACCTGCGCTCCAAGAGCCGCAAGCGCGACCGGGTCATCGCCCGCAACACGGCCTTCTACCTGGCACGCAAGCACACGGAACTGTCGCTCATGGATATCGGGCGTCGCTTCAACCGCAAGCACTCCACGGTCATCAAGGGCATCGCTTCCGTGGAACAGGAAGTCACCCGCAAGACGTCTCTGGGCAATCAGCTGGCCCGCACGATCAATCAGCTCCAAGCCTGA
- a CDS encoding HD domain-containing phosphohydrolase, whose translation MTASSSKAALPAMGKNRSELIMGVAIISLIIVALLTWVGWSVRAKQGELHEQIRGRLELLATSRTEVLSAWLSGLVEQTDKLISSDLFRLYATDMDLIDADPSFLITGIIPEGESYDQMAQLTDQFPLMHQTFADFTVFAGFLSGRIVHRSGQSYIGSDSRVTPLTPSQTALIKKTFAYPLPHFSPLRQTGNGLVIDMCVPIFSTAEENGEKKAVAVAMLTKSAGTTITSLLSNTPLSTSGERTRIMQMTEAGFQEIVPWSPGGIAHLSSPPELDSGQRLDFDKRNSLGAQTPVFSLGVKVPDLDLWVVQEVDTRSATQGLQEYTRISLLIAGLIAMVTSLLFGAVWWRTIGQSHKRIAGRFQTLAQELEQQRNFLDSINDSIPDFIAVKNLSGNYTYANPALAEGVGRPEDEVLGLDDVALFGFDTGKRLEQSDAQTLQTGVPVTVTERIFLKSREHHFQITKVTLKGDHDTPQGIVSVFRDITAMVQAEDRKRQAISQTVEALVKAIEFTDPYLAGHSLLMRDVSSLLADSLNLSPEDKSTVEIASNLSQIGKMFIDKTILTKVDQLSDAEKELVQKHVDHAAGILRQIDFELPVYEAIYQMNERLDGSGYPNGLHDEEIGLQARVLSVANSFCAMIRPRAYRPAMSPEQALENLRSSTHSYDLRIVEALAAALETSRGNKLLEKAGE comes from the coding sequence ATGACAGCATCAAGCAGCAAAGCGGCTCTGCCCGCCATGGGCAAGAACAGGTCGGAACTGATCATGGGGGTCGCCATCATCTCCCTGATCATCGTGGCTCTTTTGACCTGGGTAGGCTGGAGCGTCCGGGCCAAACAGGGAGAGCTGCACGAGCAGATCCGGGGCAGACTCGAATTGCTGGCCACCAGCCGCACCGAAGTCCTCTCGGCGTGGCTTTCGGGCCTGGTCGAACAGACGGACAAGCTCATCTCCTCGGACCTGTTCCGGCTTTATGCCACGGACATGGACCTCATCGACGCGGATCCGAGCTTTCTCATCACGGGCATCATCCCCGAAGGGGAATCCTATGATCAGATGGCCCAACTGACCGACCAGTTCCCCCTCATGCATCAGACCTTCGCGGACTTCACGGTCTTCGCGGGCTTCCTGTCCGGCCGCATCGTGCATCGCAGCGGGCAATCCTACATCGGGTCCGATTCGCGCGTCACCCCTCTCACCCCCAGTCAGACCGCGCTGATCAAAAAGACCTTCGCCTACCCCCTGCCCCACTTCTCGCCCCTGCGACAGACGGGCAACGGCCTGGTCATCGACATGTGCGTGCCGATCTTCTCCACGGCCGAAGAGAACGGGGAAAAGAAGGCTGTGGCCGTGGCCATGCTGACCAAGAGCGCGGGCACGACCATCACCTCGCTGCTCTCCAACACCCCGCTTTCGACCAGCGGGGAGCGGACCCGGATCATGCAGATGACCGAGGCCGGCTTTCAGGAGATCGTGCCGTGGAGCCCGGGCGGGATCGCACACCTGTCCTCGCCGCCGGAACTGGATTCGGGACAGCGGCTCGACTTTGACAAACGCAACAGCCTGGGCGCCCAGACACCCGTCTTTTCGCTGGGCGTGAAAGTCCCCGATCTTGATCTGTGGGTCGTCCAGGAGGTGGACACCCGCAGCGCAACCCAAGGCTTGCAGGAGTACACCCGGATCTCCCTGCTCATCGCCGGCCTCATCGCCATGGTCACAAGCCTGCTCTTTGGCGCTGTCTGGTGGCGAACCATCGGCCAGAGCCACAAGCGCATCGCCGGCAGGTTTCAGACCCTGGCCCAGGAGCTGGAGCAGCAGCGCAACTTCCTGGATTCCATCAACGACTCGATCCCGGATTTCATCGCCGTTAAAAACCTGAGCGGCAACTACACCTATGCCAACCCGGCCTTGGCAGAGGGCGTAGGGCGACCGGAAGACGAGGTGCTCGGCCTGGACGATGTCGCCCTGTTCGGCTTCGACACGGGCAAGCGCCTGGAGCAGTCCGATGCCCAGACCCTGCAGACCGGAGTGCCTGTGACCGTGACCGAGCGCATCTTCCTGAAATCAAGGGAACACCATTTCCAGATCACCAAGGTCACCTTGAAGGGCGATCACGACACCCCGCAAGGCATCGTCTCCGTATTCCGGGACATCACCGCCATGGTGCAGGCCGAGGATCGCAAGCGCCAGGCCATCTCTCAGACCGTGGAGGCCCTGGTCAAGGCCATCGAATTCACGGACCCCTACCTGGCCGGGCATTCCCTCTTGATGCGCGATGTGTCCTCCCTGCTGGCCGACAGCCTGAACCTCTCCCCCGAAGACAAGTCCACGGTGGAGATCGCCTCCAACCTGTCCCAGATCGGCAAGATGTTCATCGACAAGACGATCCTGACCAAGGTCGACCAGCTCTCCGATGCAGAAAAAGAACTGGTACAAAAACATGTCGACCATGCCGCAGGCATCCTGCGCCAGATCGACTTTGAATTGCCCGTTTACGAGGCCATCTATCAGATGAACGAACGCCTTGACGGCAGCGGCTACCCCAATGGCCTGCACGACGAGGAAATCGGCCTCCAGGCCAGGGTCTTAAGCGTGGCCAACAGCTTTTGCGCCATGATCCGGCCCCGGGCCTACAGGCCGGCCATGAGCCCGGAGCAGGCCCTGGAAAACCTGCGCTCGTCAACACACAGTTACGACCTGCGCATCGTCGAGGCCCTCGCCGCCGCCCTTGAAACGTCTCGCGGAAACAAACTGCTGGAAAAAGCGGGCGAATAG
- a CDS encoding transglutaminase-like cysteine peptidase, with protein MHDQPAQTKHARADTNAGTMISARPEQEHNATRSASPQEMQTDVQPDQKPDQVADPHVQTEQSQPPDTQASVPAEQAPVTEADAALAQDLDSNAPEGTQAQQNQDSPTQRAALPVWRQGTQTQPAAPLEQARSAGADTGGQPLRLFQSAAFRGNFNALPKWKRILSKVKGQIQTLSSCTSATACPPGATSWQRIMKQARGKERMEQLKMINSFFNKWPYRLDQDAYGVSDWWATPQEFLKISGDCEDYAIIKYFALRELGFSQNELRIVVLKDRIRGIAHAVLAVFTHGDAYILNNISDAIFTHDKYRHYVPQYSLNEEHRWSHIPVAN; from the coding sequence GTGCACGACCAGCCCGCCCAGACGAAGCACGCACGGGCAGACACGAACGCCGGAACAATGATCTCTGCCCGGCCCGAGCAGGAACACAACGCCACGAGATCGGCCTCGCCGCAAGAAATGCAAACGGATGTTCAACCGGACCAAAAACCGGACCAGGTTGCGGATCCTCATGTTCAGACGGAACAAAGCCAGCCCCCGGACACACAGGCAAGCGTCCCTGCGGAGCAAGCCCCGGTCACGGAAGCGGATGCAGCTTTGGCGCAAGACCTGGATTCAAACGCGCCGGAGGGAACTCAGGCGCAGCAGAATCAGGATTCGCCGACGCAAAGGGCGGCCCTGCCGGTATGGCGCCAGGGCACGCAGACCCAGCCCGCAGCGCCATTGGAACAAGCCCGGAGCGCCGGCGCAGACACCGGCGGTCAGCCGCTGCGACTTTTTCAGAGCGCGGCCTTTCGGGGCAATTTCAACGCCCTGCCCAAATGGAAACGGATTTTGTCCAAGGTCAAGGGGCAAATCCAGACGCTAAGCAGCTGCACTTCGGCCACGGCCTGTCCGCCCGGCGCGACCAGTTGGCAGCGCATCATGAAACAGGCCAGGGGCAAGGAGCGCATGGAACAGCTCAAGATGATCAACTCCTTTTTCAACAAATGGCCGTATCGCCTGGACCAGGACGCCTACGGGGTCTCGGACTGGTGGGCCACGCCCCAGGAATTTTTAAAAATTTCCGGCGATTGCGAGGATTACGCCATCATCAAGTACTTTGCCCTGCGGGAGCTCGGCTTTTCGCAGAACGAGCTGCGCATCGTCGTGCTGAAGGACCGCATCAGAGGCATCGCGCACGCTGTTCTGGCAGTATTTACGCATGGAGATGCCTACATCCTGAACAACATCTCCGACGCGATTTTCACGCACGACAAGTACAGACACTACGTTCCGCAATACTCTTTGAACGAGGAGCACCGATGGTCGCACATCCCTGTGGCGAACTAA
- a CDS encoding HlyD family type I secretion periplasmic adaptor subunit yields MRNKVYSDSDLEYMSVVDAAMYRRGHRWAYALSMTICLLLASLLVWTHFAILDEVTRGMGQVIPSQRVQIIQNLEGGILVETLVRENQLVEKGDILVRISNEMAQSTLKDTASQALEHQAAIARLKAESSGTEPVFPEELQTKNPKAVSDQLAIYQARMNQLTQEMNILRSQYTQRVQEAQEMAIRRNQAAQDLKLAQEQMNIAKPLMEKNVYPRVEYISLQRTVSSLRGDLQSLNVAIPRTQQAAQEIKERQAQRMAEFKATALQEMNQHQVELNSKLHALSAGQDRVTRTDVRSPVRGTVKQVILNTVGGVVKPGEPILEIIPLDDTLLIEANIKPADIAFLHPGQKAMIKITAYDFSIYGGLEGSVEQISGDTIEDQKGESFYKVKLRTQASNIVYRGEKLPIIPGMTASVDILTGKKSVLDYLLKPILKAKENALRER; encoded by the coding sequence ATGCGCAATAAAGTATACTCCGACTCAGACCTTGAATACATGAGCGTGGTCGACGCGGCCATGTATCGCCGGGGTCACCGCTGGGCCTACGCGTTGTCCATGACCATCTGCCTGCTCCTTGCCTCGCTCCTGGTCTGGACCCACTTCGCCATCCTCGACGAGGTCACGCGCGGCATGGGCCAGGTCATCCCGTCCCAGCGGGTGCAGATCATCCAGAATCTCGAAGGCGGCATTTTGGTCGAAACCCTGGTGCGGGAAAACCAGCTCGTGGAAAAAGGCGACATCCTGGTCCGCATCAGCAACGAAATGGCCCAGAGCACCCTGAAGGACACGGCCAGCCAGGCGCTGGAGCACCAGGCCGCCATCGCCCGCCTCAAGGCCGAATCCTCGGGCACGGAGCCCGTATTTCCCGAAGAACTGCAGACCAAGAACCCGAAAGCGGTGAGTGACCAACTGGCCATATACCAGGCACGCATGAACCAACTGACCCAGGAGATGAACATTCTGCGCAGCCAATACACGCAGCGCGTGCAGGAAGCCCAGGAAATGGCCATCCGCCGCAATCAGGCGGCCCAGGACCTGAAGCTGGCCCAGGAACAGATGAATATCGCCAAGCCGCTGATGGAGAAGAACGTGTATCCCCGGGTCGAATACATCTCCCTGCAGCGCACCGTCAGCTCCCTGCGCGGCGACCTGCAGAGCCTCAACGTGGCCATCCCGCGCACGCAGCAGGCGGCGCAGGAAATCAAGGAACGCCAGGCCCAGCGCATGGCCGAGTTCAAGGCCACGGCCCTGCAGGAGATGAACCAGCACCAGGTGGAGCTCAATTCCAAGCTGCACGCCTTGTCCGCCGGCCAGGACCGCGTCACGCGCACGGACGTGCGCAGCCCTGTGCGAGGGACGGTCAAGCAGGTCATCCTGAATACCGTGGGCGGCGTGGTCAAACCGGGAGAACCCATCCTTGAGATCATTCCCCTGGACGACACCCTGCTCATCGAGGCCAACATCAAACCCGCCGACATCGCCTTTCTGCATCCGGGCCAAAAGGCCATGATCAAGATCACGGCCTATGATTTTTCCATCTACGGAGGGCTCGAAGGTTCCGTCGAACAGATCAGCGGCGACACCATTGAAGACCAGAAGGGCGAAAGCTTCTACAAGGTCAAGCTGCGCACCCAGGCCTCAAACATTGTCTATCGCGGCGAAAAGCTCCCGATCATCCCGGGCATGACCGCCAGCGTGGACATCCTGACCGGCAAGAAAAGCGTGCTCGACTATCTCTTGAAACCCATTCTCAAGGCCAAGGAGAACGCCTTGAGGGAGCGTTGA
- a CDS encoding type I secretion system permease/ATPase → MNDPKVAIPISAPQSAAKPRPTITAQINPSQVYFTPPLVGCLSVISRMQGRPVSTTALEAGLPRTQEGMTPYAVIRAARREGIDAQITHKPAIDKISPLNLPCILLMQDGSACVLVSVASGTARIIMPENPDAPFDTPVEKLRETYTGHAVFARPKASLDGRTEGLKIFNTKQWFWGTIFHFLPIYRHVILATVFINLLAIASPLFTMNVYDRVVPNNALETLWVLAVGVGIAFFFDFALRNLRGYFVDVAGRNSDILVASKLMSHILSIRLDHKPESTGALVNNMREFDSLREFFSSTTLLALVDLPFLILFITIIFYIGGPIAIVPGVVAPIVILVGIIMQGPLKRAIEGGYKESTQKNALLVETVSGLETIKTSRAEGSMLGRWENIVGMGAKSAIRSKSLSTFSLSFTQFASQIVYCGVIIWGVYRISEGEMTMGGLIACSILVGRAMAPLGAVAAMLTRLQQSRMALKNLDLLMQIPSERPDDVQHPEHQDLRATITFEDVSFKYPSALTNALSHIGLHIAQGERVAIIGKMGSGKTTLGKLINGLYEPQKGAVKIGGLDIRQIDPAELRAKIGYMAQDNFLFHGTVRENITLGAPHVSDQALLRAATIAGVTDFIKNNPAGFNLQVGERGLSLSGGQRQAITIARTLLLDPDIVILDEPSSSMDVGVEAVLKLRLSSALKGKTLILITHRPSLLSLATRVIALEGGSIIADGPRNEVLAELQKRGNGAKNAQ, encoded by the coding sequence ATGAATGATCCCAAGGTCGCCATTCCCATCTCCGCTCCCCAGTCAGCCGCCAAGCCGCGCCCGACGATCACCGCCCAGATCAACCCCTCGCAGGTCTATTTCACCCCGCCGCTGGTTGGGTGTTTGTCCGTCATATCCCGCATGCAGGGCCGCCCCGTCAGCACCACGGCGCTGGAAGCGGGCCTGCCGCGCACGCAGGAAGGCATGACCCCGTACGCGGTGATCCGCGCGGCGCGGCGCGAGGGCATCGACGCCCAGATCACGCACAAGCCGGCCATTGATAAAATTTCCCCCCTGAACCTGCCCTGCATCCTGCTCATGCAGGACGGCTCGGCCTGCGTACTGGTCAGCGTGGCGTCCGGCACGGCCCGCATCATCATGCCCGAGAACCCGGACGCGCCCTTTGACACCCCGGTCGAAAAGCTGAGGGAAACCTACACCGGACACGCCGTCTTCGCCCGCCCCAAAGCGAGTCTGGACGGCAGGACCGAAGGGCTGAAGATCTTCAACACCAAGCAATGGTTCTGGGGCACCATTTTTCATTTTCTGCCCATTTACCGGCACGTCATCCTGGCCACGGTTTTCATCAACCTGCTGGCCATCGCCTCGCCTCTTTTCACCATGAACGTGTACGACCGGGTCGTACCCAACAATGCGCTGGAAACCTTGTGGGTGCTGGCCGTGGGTGTCGGCATCGCCTTCTTTTTCGATTTTGCGCTCAGGAACCTGCGCGGCTATTTCGTGGACGTGGCCGGACGCAATTCCGACATCCTGGTCGCCAGCAAGCTGATGAGCCACATCCTGTCCATCCGGCTCGACCACAAGCCCGAATCCACAGGGGCGCTGGTCAACAACATGCGCGAGTTCGATTCCCTGCGGGAGTTCTTCAGCTCCACCACCCTGCTCGCGCTGGTGGATCTGCCATTCCTGATCCTGTTCATTACCATCATCTTCTACATCGGCGGCCCCATAGCCATTGTGCCGGGCGTGGTCGCGCCCATAGTCATCCTGGTCGGCATCATCATGCAGGGCCCCCTGAAGCGCGCCATAGAAGGCGGTTACAAGGAATCGACGCAGAAAAACGCCTTGCTGGTTGAAACCGTGAGCGGCCTTGAGACCATCAAGACCAGCCGGGCCGAAGGCTCCATGCTCGGCCGCTGGGAGAACATCGTCGGCATGGGCGCCAAATCGGCCATCCGCTCCAAGTCGCTCAGTACCTTCTCCCTAAGTTTCACCCAGTTCGCATCCCAGATCGTCTATTGCGGCGTCATCATCTGGGGCGTGTACCGAATCTCCGAAGGCGAGATGACCATGGGCGGGCTCATCGCCTGCTCCATCCTCGTCGGCCGGGCCATGGCTCCGCTGGGCGCGGTGGCGGCCATGCTGACCCGCCTGCAACAGAGCCGCATGGCGCTCAAGAACCTGGACCTGCTCATGCAGATCCCAAGCGAGCGCCCCGATGACGTCCAGCATCCGGAACATCAGGACCTTCGCGCCACCATCACCTTCGAGGATGTGAGCTTCAAATACCCCAGCGCCCTGACCAACGCCCTGTCCCACATCGGCCTGCACATCGCCCAGGGCGAGCGCGTGGCGATCATCGGCAAGATGGGTTCAGGCAAGACCACGCTGGGCAAGCTGATCAACGGCCTCTACGAGCCGCAGAAAGGGGCGGTGAAGATCGGGGGCCTCGATATCCGCCAGATCGATCCGGCCGAACTGCGGGCCAAGATCGGCTACATGGCCCAGGACAATTTTCTGTTCCACGGCACGGTGCGCGAGAACATCACTCTCGGCGCGCCCCACGTCAGCGACCAGGCGCTGCTGCGCGCTGCGACCATCGCCGGAGTCACCGACTTCATCAAAAACAACCCCGCCGGCTTCAACCTGCAGGTCGGGGAACGGGGGTTGTCCCTGTCCGGCGGCCAGCGCCAGGCCATCACCATCGCCCGCACCCTGCTGCTCGACCCCGACATCGTCATTTTGGACGAACCGAGCAGTTCCATGGACGTGGGCGTGGAGGCCGTGCTCAAACTTCGCCTCTCCTCGGCCCTGAAAGGCAAGACCCTCATCCTCATCACCCACAGACCGAGCCTGTTGTCCCTGGCCACACGGGTCATCGCCCTTGAGGGTGGGTCAATCATCGCCGACGGACCGCGCAATGAAGTTCTGGCCGAACTGCAAAAACGCGGTAACGGAGCCAAAAATGCGCAATAA